One part of the Dunckerocampus dactyliophorus isolate RoL2022-P2 chromosome 11, RoL_Ddac_1.1, whole genome shotgun sequence genome encodes these proteins:
- the LOC129189636 gene encoding uncharacterized protein LOC129189636 isoform X1: MAQSGSHTNKTLSELTSEDFQKFCQLLESRGQLKKGTYSKPSEVVDVLTSSLGVSEALSLVEDSLSRFKEKTQGKKEQVELQRIRSRFITLASSSLLRQLLEALVKDGVLSLAERKEMLEVPSKHRAQSLIDLVLNKGPNASRMMLFHLQLREPTLVEDLAKEQVKLQHIRSRFITLASSSLLDHLLEALVKDGVLRPAERKEMLEVPMEHRAQSLIDLVLNKGPNASSMMLFHLQLRETTLVEDLDDDQMKLLQLGPRMTSSVSPPFLYYILAKLEREHLLRPWERKYILKITDIRERSQSLINLIVCKGPRACRWMLFYLRMEYPTDFEVGERQKEKEQVELQRIRSRFITLASSSLLRQLLEALVKDGVLRPEEREEMLEVPSKHRAQSLIDLVLNKGPNASSMMLFHLQLREPTLVEDLEGKKEQVELQHIRSRFITLASSSLLDHLLEALVKDGVLRPEERKEMLEVPMEHRAQSLIDLVLNKGPNASRMMLFHLQLRETTLVEDLDDDQMKLLQMGPRMMSSLSHSFLYYILAKLERVHVLRPWESQYILKITDMRERSQSLINLIICKGPRACRQMLFYLRIAFEATEGDTSGTSGTSETSVKKEMKMEPAWFDRRRRNKFEIFDAEWLTASATSSCAEAEWTKLEPEVTHPDETLYSFQCGPGKFECSVSGLRWACSDTMSFKYRFGHWWEHKHKLEAMQYMAGGPLLDITVNDGQFDDVYLPHWICINDDKTAVEQFAVLCVDADGYIVEKVSEVTSSHVRLPHPVFSVKGVIAWISRLMGYPLPLKCKVLIYQTTKTFLTLHVYLILSDPALEEALDNKAQRLHYVKIEKPYPEGPLELDDQFRLKADDGDAQISPDDFKLTDESRDPNFFEVYIQQPAHIFSLRLENAAGQVWRCTIRQSDYTNPRPIWPGTRTYDEELNRVRTRFAERVSDEVINQLVDDLLGLDLNDGEKDAIIQGNPIRTDKARALIDTVRMKGDEASRRMISHLQQRDNTLHTHLGLPRV, encoded by the exons ATGGCTCAGAGTGGATCTCACACAAATAAAACGCTGTCAGAATTGACAAGCGAAGACTTCCAGAAGTTTTGTCAGCTACTGGAGAGCCGAGGGCAGTTGAAGAAGGGGACTTACTCCAAGCCGTCGGAGGTCGTGGATGTGTTGACTTCTTCTCTGGGCGTCAGTGAAGCCCTCTCCTTGGTCGAAGATTCACTGAGTCGCTTCAAAGAGAAAACAC aAGGAAAGAAAGAACAAGTGGAGCTTCAACGTATCAGGTCTCGGTTTATCACACTGGCATCTTCTTCTCTTTTGCGTCAACTGTTGGAGGCGCTTGTAAAGGATGGTGTATTGAGTCTCGCAGAGAGAAAAGAAATGCTGGAGGTACCCAGTAAACACAGGGCTCAGTCTCTGATTGATCTGGTTCTAAACAAAGGTCCCAACGCAAGCAGGATGATGCTGTTTCACCTACAGCTGAGAGAGCCTACACTTGTTGAAGACCTCG cGAAAGAACAAGTGAAGCTTCAACATATCAGGTCTCGGTTTATCACACTGGCATCTTCTTCTCTTTTGGATCACCTGTTGGAGGCGCTTGTAAAGGATGGTGTATTGAGACCCGCAGAGAGAAAAGAAATGCTGGAGGTACCCATGGAACACAGGGCTCAGTCTCTGATTGATCTGGTTCTAAACAAAGGTCCCAACGCAAGCAGCATGATGCTGTTTCACCTACAGCTGAGAGAGACGACACTTGTTGAAGACCTCG ATGACGATCAAATGAAGCTTCTACAGTTGGGGCCTCGCATGACGTCATCAGTGTCTCCCCCTTTTTTGTATTACATATTGGCAAAACTTGAAAGAGAACATTTATTGAGACCCTGGGAGAGAAAATACATACTGAAGATCACTGACATTAGAGAAAGGTCTCAGTCTCTGATTAATCTGATCGTATGTAAAGGTCCAAGAGCATGTAGATGGATGCTGTTTTACCTAAGGATGGAATATCCTACAGATTTTGAAGTCGGGG aAAGACAGAAAGAGAAAGAACAAGTGGAGCTTCAACGTATCAGGTCTCGGTTTATCACACTGGCATCTTCTTCTCTTTTGCGTCAACTGTTGGAGGCGCTTGTAAAGGATGGTGTATTGAGACccgaagagagagaagaaatgCTGGAGGTACCCAGTAAACACAGGGCTCAGTCTCTGATTGATCTGGTTCTAAACAAAGGTCCCAACGCAAGCAGCATGATGCTGTTTCACCTACAGCTGAGAGAGCCTACACTTGTTGAAGACCTCG aAGGAAAGAAAGAACAAGTGGAGCTTCAACATATCAGGTCTCGGTTTATCACACTGGCATCTTCTTCTCTTTTGGATCACCTGTTGGAGGCGCTTGTGAAGGATGGTGTATTGAGACCCGAAGAGAGAAAAGAAATGCTGGAAGTACCCATGGAACACAGGGCTCAGTCTCTGATTGATCTGGTTCTAAACAAAGGTCCCAACGCAAGCAGGATGATGCTGTTTCACCTACAGCTGAGAGAGACGACACTTGTTGAAGACCTCG ATGACGATCAAATGAAGCTTCTACAGATGGGGCCTCGCATGATGTCATCACTGTCTCACTCTTTTTTGTATTACATATTGGCAAAACTTGAAAGAGTACATGTATTGAGACCCTGGGAGAGCCAATACATACTGAAGATCACTGACATGAGAGAAAGATCTCAGTCTCTGATTAATCTGATCATATGTAAAGGTCCAAGAGCATGTAGACAGATGCTGTTTTACCTAAGGATAGCGTTTGAAGCCACAG AAGGTGACACCAGTGGGACTAGTGGGACCAGTGAGACCAGTGTCAAAAAGGAAAT GAAAATGGAGCCAGCATGGTttgacagaaggagaagaaacAAATTTGAGATCTTCGAT GCAGAGTGGCTCACTGCAAGCGCAACGTCAAGTTGTGCTGAGGCTGAATGGACTAAACTTGAGCCAGAAGTGACCCATCCTGATGAGACTTTGTACAG CTTCCAGTGTGGACCAGGTAAATTCGAATGCAGTGTGTCGGGCCTGCGTTGGGCTTGTTCGGACACAATGAGCTTCAAATACCGCTTTGGCCACTGGTGGGAACACAAGCACAAGCTGGAAGCCATGCAGTACATGGCCGGGGGCCCACTATTGGACATCACAGTCAATGATGGACAGTTCGATGACGTATATCTGCCACACTGGATCTGCATCA ATGATGACAAGACCGCTGTGGAGCAGTTCGCAGTTCTGTGTGTAGATGCTGATGGATatattgtggaaaaagtgtctGAGGTCACATCATCCCATGTCAGACTACCACACCCAGTTTTCTCTGTAAAAGGAGTGATCGCCTGGATTAGCCGCTTGATGGGTTATCCGCTGCCTCTGAAGTGCAAAGTGTTGATATATCAGACCACGAAAACCTTCCTGACACTGCATGTTTATCTCATCCTGTCTGACCCTGCTCTTGAAGAG GCACTCGACAACAAGGCACAAAGATTACATTATGTCAAGATTGAGAAGCCTTACCCTGAAGGGCCCTTGGAACTGGATGACCAATTCCGCCTCAAAGCTGATGATGGCGATGCACAGATATCCCCAGAT GATTTTAAGCTGACGGATGAAAGTCGGGACCCAAATTTCTTTGAGGTGTACATCCAACAACCAGCGCATATATTCAGTCTCAGACTTGAAAATGCAGCTGGACAAGTGTGGAGATGTACGATTCGACAGT CTGACTACACAAACCCACGACCTATTTGGCCAGGAACGAGGACATATG ATGAAGAGCTTAACAGAGTGAGGACTCGCTTTGCGGAGAGGGTCAGTGACGAAGTAATTAATCAGTTGGTGGATGACCTCCTGGGTCTAGACCTGAATGATGGTGAGAAAGATGCAATAATCCAGGGGAACCCGATTCGCACAGACAAGGCACGTGCACTGATTGACACGGTAAGGATGAAAGGAGATGAAGCTTCCAGGAGGATGATCAGTCACCTTCAGCAGAGGGACAATACACTTCACACTCACCTGGGGCTACCCCGGGTATAA
- the LOC129189638 gene encoding gastrotropin-like, which translates to MSFTGKYELESQEKYEQFLEIIGLLDAKTDLKVQTEVCQEGNDFTWTQSLPGWTWSNKFSIGQDCELVTMTGSKFKAPVIMEDGKISVQFPQYHFTAEMVNDKLVMTCITPGEKGVTFTRVSKRI; encoded by the exons ATGTCTTTCACTGGCAAGTATGAGCTGGAGAGTCAAGAGAAGTATGAGCAGTTTCTTGAAATAATTG GACTTCTCGATGCCAAAACTGACCTGAAAGTGCAGACGGAAGTGTGTCAGGAAGGGAACGACTTCACGTGGACTCAAAGCCTCCCAGGCTGGACCTGGTCTAATAAGTTCAGCATAGGCCAGGACTGTGAGCTGGTGACAATGACAGGCTCCAAATTCAAG GCCCCCGTCATCATGGAAGATGGGAAGATTTCTGTACAATTTCCACAATACCACTTCACAGCTGAGATGGTGAACGACAAGTTGGTGATG ACTTGTATCACTCCGGGAGAGAAGGGAGTGACTTTCACAAGAGTTAGCAAGAGGATTTGA
- the LOC129189636 gene encoding uncharacterized protein LOC129189636 isoform X2, whose translation MAQSGSHTNKTLSELTSEDFQKFCQLLESRGQLKKGTYSKPSEVVDVLTSSLGVSEALSLVEDSLSRFKEKTPKEQVKLQHIRSRFITLASSSLLDHLLEALVKDGVLRPAERKEMLEVPMEHRAQSLIDLVLNKGPNASSMMLFHLQLRETTLVEDLDDDQMKLLQLGPRMTSSVSPPFLYYILAKLEREHLLRPWERKYILKITDIRERSQSLINLIVCKGPRACRWMLFYLRMEYPTDFEVGERQKEKEQVELQRIRSRFITLASSSLLRQLLEALVKDGVLRPEEREEMLEVPSKHRAQSLIDLVLNKGPNASSMMLFHLQLREPTLVEDLEGKKEQVELQHIRSRFITLASSSLLDHLLEALVKDGVLRPEERKEMLEVPMEHRAQSLIDLVLNKGPNASRMMLFHLQLRETTLVEDLDDDQMKLLQMGPRMMSSLSHSFLYYILAKLERVHVLRPWESQYILKITDMRERSQSLINLIICKGPRACRQMLFYLRIAFEATEGDTSGTSGTSETSVKKEMKMEPAWFDRRRRNKFEIFDAEWLTASATSSCAEAEWTKLEPEVTHPDETLYSFQCGPGKFECSVSGLRWACSDTMSFKYRFGHWWEHKHKLEAMQYMAGGPLLDITVNDGQFDDVYLPHWICINDDKTAVEQFAVLCVDADGYIVEKVSEVTSSHVRLPHPVFSVKGVIAWISRLMGYPLPLKCKVLIYQTTKTFLTLHVYLILSDPALEEALDNKAQRLHYVKIEKPYPEGPLELDDQFRLKADDGDAQISPDDFKLTDESRDPNFFEVYIQQPAHIFSLRLENAAGQVWRCTIRQSDYTNPRPIWPGTRTYDEELNRVRTRFAERVSDEVINQLVDDLLGLDLNDGEKDAIIQGNPIRTDKARALIDTVRMKGDEASRRMISHLQQRDNTLHTHLGLPRV comes from the exons ATGGCTCAGAGTGGATCTCACACAAATAAAACGCTGTCAGAATTGACAAGCGAAGACTTCCAGAAGTTTTGTCAGCTACTGGAGAGCCGAGGGCAGTTGAAGAAGGGGACTTACTCCAAGCCGTCGGAGGTCGTGGATGTGTTGACTTCTTCTCTGGGCGTCAGTGAAGCCCTCTCCTTGGTCGAAGATTCACTGAGTCGCTTCAAAGAGAAAACAC cGAAAGAACAAGTGAAGCTTCAACATATCAGGTCTCGGTTTATCACACTGGCATCTTCTTCTCTTTTGGATCACCTGTTGGAGGCGCTTGTAAAGGATGGTGTATTGAGACCCGCAGAGAGAAAAGAAATGCTGGAGGTACCCATGGAACACAGGGCTCAGTCTCTGATTGATCTGGTTCTAAACAAAGGTCCCAACGCAAGCAGCATGATGCTGTTTCACCTACAGCTGAGAGAGACGACACTTGTTGAAGACCTCG ATGACGATCAAATGAAGCTTCTACAGTTGGGGCCTCGCATGACGTCATCAGTGTCTCCCCCTTTTTTGTATTACATATTGGCAAAACTTGAAAGAGAACATTTATTGAGACCCTGGGAGAGAAAATACATACTGAAGATCACTGACATTAGAGAAAGGTCTCAGTCTCTGATTAATCTGATCGTATGTAAAGGTCCAAGAGCATGTAGATGGATGCTGTTTTACCTAAGGATGGAATATCCTACAGATTTTGAAGTCGGGG aAAGACAGAAAGAGAAAGAACAAGTGGAGCTTCAACGTATCAGGTCTCGGTTTATCACACTGGCATCTTCTTCTCTTTTGCGTCAACTGTTGGAGGCGCTTGTAAAGGATGGTGTATTGAGACccgaagagagagaagaaatgCTGGAGGTACCCAGTAAACACAGGGCTCAGTCTCTGATTGATCTGGTTCTAAACAAAGGTCCCAACGCAAGCAGCATGATGCTGTTTCACCTACAGCTGAGAGAGCCTACACTTGTTGAAGACCTCG aAGGAAAGAAAGAACAAGTGGAGCTTCAACATATCAGGTCTCGGTTTATCACACTGGCATCTTCTTCTCTTTTGGATCACCTGTTGGAGGCGCTTGTGAAGGATGGTGTATTGAGACCCGAAGAGAGAAAAGAAATGCTGGAAGTACCCATGGAACACAGGGCTCAGTCTCTGATTGATCTGGTTCTAAACAAAGGTCCCAACGCAAGCAGGATGATGCTGTTTCACCTACAGCTGAGAGAGACGACACTTGTTGAAGACCTCG ATGACGATCAAATGAAGCTTCTACAGATGGGGCCTCGCATGATGTCATCACTGTCTCACTCTTTTTTGTATTACATATTGGCAAAACTTGAAAGAGTACATGTATTGAGACCCTGGGAGAGCCAATACATACTGAAGATCACTGACATGAGAGAAAGATCTCAGTCTCTGATTAATCTGATCATATGTAAAGGTCCAAGAGCATGTAGACAGATGCTGTTTTACCTAAGGATAGCGTTTGAAGCCACAG AAGGTGACACCAGTGGGACTAGTGGGACCAGTGAGACCAGTGTCAAAAAGGAAAT GAAAATGGAGCCAGCATGGTttgacagaaggagaagaaacAAATTTGAGATCTTCGAT GCAGAGTGGCTCACTGCAAGCGCAACGTCAAGTTGTGCTGAGGCTGAATGGACTAAACTTGAGCCAGAAGTGACCCATCCTGATGAGACTTTGTACAG CTTCCAGTGTGGACCAGGTAAATTCGAATGCAGTGTGTCGGGCCTGCGTTGGGCTTGTTCGGACACAATGAGCTTCAAATACCGCTTTGGCCACTGGTGGGAACACAAGCACAAGCTGGAAGCCATGCAGTACATGGCCGGGGGCCCACTATTGGACATCACAGTCAATGATGGACAGTTCGATGACGTATATCTGCCACACTGGATCTGCATCA ATGATGACAAGACCGCTGTGGAGCAGTTCGCAGTTCTGTGTGTAGATGCTGATGGATatattgtggaaaaagtgtctGAGGTCACATCATCCCATGTCAGACTACCACACCCAGTTTTCTCTGTAAAAGGAGTGATCGCCTGGATTAGCCGCTTGATGGGTTATCCGCTGCCTCTGAAGTGCAAAGTGTTGATATATCAGACCACGAAAACCTTCCTGACACTGCATGTTTATCTCATCCTGTCTGACCCTGCTCTTGAAGAG GCACTCGACAACAAGGCACAAAGATTACATTATGTCAAGATTGAGAAGCCTTACCCTGAAGGGCCCTTGGAACTGGATGACCAATTCCGCCTCAAAGCTGATGATGGCGATGCACAGATATCCCCAGAT GATTTTAAGCTGACGGATGAAAGTCGGGACCCAAATTTCTTTGAGGTGTACATCCAACAACCAGCGCATATATTCAGTCTCAGACTTGAAAATGCAGCTGGACAAGTGTGGAGATGTACGATTCGACAGT CTGACTACACAAACCCACGACCTATTTGGCCAGGAACGAGGACATATG ATGAAGAGCTTAACAGAGTGAGGACTCGCTTTGCGGAGAGGGTCAGTGACGAAGTAATTAATCAGTTGGTGGATGACCTCCTGGGTCTAGACCTGAATGATGGTGAGAAAGATGCAATAATCCAGGGGAACCCGATTCGCACAGACAAGGCACGTGCACTGATTGACACGGTAAGGATGAAAGGAGATGAAGCTTCCAGGAGGATGATCAGTCACCTTCAGCAGAGGGACAATACACTTCACACTCACCTGGGGCTACCCCGGGTATAA
- the LOC129189636 gene encoding uncharacterized protein LOC129189636 isoform X3 gives MLEVPSKHRAQSLIDLVLNKGPNASRMMLFHLQLREPTLVEDLAKEQVKLQHIRSRFITLASSSLLDHLLEALVKDGVLRPAERKEMLEVPMEHRAQSLIDLVLNKGPNASSMMLFHLQLRETTLVEDLDDDQMKLLQLGPRMTSSVSPPFLYYILAKLEREHLLRPWERKYILKITDIRERSQSLINLIVCKGPRACRWMLFYLRMEYPTDFEVGERQKEKEQVELQRIRSRFITLASSSLLRQLLEALVKDGVLRPEEREEMLEVPSKHRAQSLIDLVLNKGPNASSMMLFHLQLREPTLVEDLEGKKEQVELQHIRSRFITLASSSLLDHLLEALVKDGVLRPEERKEMLEVPMEHRAQSLIDLVLNKGPNASRMMLFHLQLRETTLVEDLDDDQMKLLQMGPRMMSSLSHSFLYYILAKLERVHVLRPWESQYILKITDMRERSQSLINLIICKGPRACRQMLFYLRIAFEATEGDTSGTSGTSETSVKKEMKMEPAWFDRRRRNKFEIFDAEWLTASATSSCAEAEWTKLEPEVTHPDETLYSFQCGPGKFECSVSGLRWACSDTMSFKYRFGHWWEHKHKLEAMQYMAGGPLLDITVNDGQFDDVYLPHWICINDDKTAVEQFAVLCVDADGYIVEKVSEVTSSHVRLPHPVFSVKGVIAWISRLMGYPLPLKCKVLIYQTTKTFLTLHVYLILSDPALEEALDNKAQRLHYVKIEKPYPEGPLELDDQFRLKADDGDAQISPDDFKLTDESRDPNFFEVYIQQPAHIFSLRLENAAGQVWRCTIRQSDYTNPRPIWPGTRTYDEELNRVRTRFAERVSDEVINQLVDDLLGLDLNDGEKDAIIQGNPIRTDKARALIDTVRMKGDEASRRMISHLQQRDNTLHTHLGLPRV, from the exons ATGCTGGAGGTACCCAGTAAACACAGGGCTCAGTCTCTGATTGATCTGGTTCTAAACAAAGGTCCCAACGCAAGCAGGATGATGCTGTTTCACCTACAGCTGAGAGAGCCTACACTTGTTGAAGACCTCG cGAAAGAACAAGTGAAGCTTCAACATATCAGGTCTCGGTTTATCACACTGGCATCTTCTTCTCTTTTGGATCACCTGTTGGAGGCGCTTGTAAAGGATGGTGTATTGAGACCCGCAGAGAGAAAAGAAATGCTGGAGGTACCCATGGAACACAGGGCTCAGTCTCTGATTGATCTGGTTCTAAACAAAGGTCCCAACGCAAGCAGCATGATGCTGTTTCACCTACAGCTGAGAGAGACGACACTTGTTGAAGACCTCG ATGACGATCAAATGAAGCTTCTACAGTTGGGGCCTCGCATGACGTCATCAGTGTCTCCCCCTTTTTTGTATTACATATTGGCAAAACTTGAAAGAGAACATTTATTGAGACCCTGGGAGAGAAAATACATACTGAAGATCACTGACATTAGAGAAAGGTCTCAGTCTCTGATTAATCTGATCGTATGTAAAGGTCCAAGAGCATGTAGATGGATGCTGTTTTACCTAAGGATGGAATATCCTACAGATTTTGAAGTCGGGG aAAGACAGAAAGAGAAAGAACAAGTGGAGCTTCAACGTATCAGGTCTCGGTTTATCACACTGGCATCTTCTTCTCTTTTGCGTCAACTGTTGGAGGCGCTTGTAAAGGATGGTGTATTGAGACccgaagagagagaagaaatgCTGGAGGTACCCAGTAAACACAGGGCTCAGTCTCTGATTGATCTGGTTCTAAACAAAGGTCCCAACGCAAGCAGCATGATGCTGTTTCACCTACAGCTGAGAGAGCCTACACTTGTTGAAGACCTCG aAGGAAAGAAAGAACAAGTGGAGCTTCAACATATCAGGTCTCGGTTTATCACACTGGCATCTTCTTCTCTTTTGGATCACCTGTTGGAGGCGCTTGTGAAGGATGGTGTATTGAGACCCGAAGAGAGAAAAGAAATGCTGGAAGTACCCATGGAACACAGGGCTCAGTCTCTGATTGATCTGGTTCTAAACAAAGGTCCCAACGCAAGCAGGATGATGCTGTTTCACCTACAGCTGAGAGAGACGACACTTGTTGAAGACCTCG ATGACGATCAAATGAAGCTTCTACAGATGGGGCCTCGCATGATGTCATCACTGTCTCACTCTTTTTTGTATTACATATTGGCAAAACTTGAAAGAGTACATGTATTGAGACCCTGGGAGAGCCAATACATACTGAAGATCACTGACATGAGAGAAAGATCTCAGTCTCTGATTAATCTGATCATATGTAAAGGTCCAAGAGCATGTAGACAGATGCTGTTTTACCTAAGGATAGCGTTTGAAGCCACAG AAGGTGACACCAGTGGGACTAGTGGGACCAGTGAGACCAGTGTCAAAAAGGAAAT GAAAATGGAGCCAGCATGGTttgacagaaggagaagaaacAAATTTGAGATCTTCGAT GCAGAGTGGCTCACTGCAAGCGCAACGTCAAGTTGTGCTGAGGCTGAATGGACTAAACTTGAGCCAGAAGTGACCCATCCTGATGAGACTTTGTACAG CTTCCAGTGTGGACCAGGTAAATTCGAATGCAGTGTGTCGGGCCTGCGTTGGGCTTGTTCGGACACAATGAGCTTCAAATACCGCTTTGGCCACTGGTGGGAACACAAGCACAAGCTGGAAGCCATGCAGTACATGGCCGGGGGCCCACTATTGGACATCACAGTCAATGATGGACAGTTCGATGACGTATATCTGCCACACTGGATCTGCATCA ATGATGACAAGACCGCTGTGGAGCAGTTCGCAGTTCTGTGTGTAGATGCTGATGGATatattgtggaaaaagtgtctGAGGTCACATCATCCCATGTCAGACTACCACACCCAGTTTTCTCTGTAAAAGGAGTGATCGCCTGGATTAGCCGCTTGATGGGTTATCCGCTGCCTCTGAAGTGCAAAGTGTTGATATATCAGACCACGAAAACCTTCCTGACACTGCATGTTTATCTCATCCTGTCTGACCCTGCTCTTGAAGAG GCACTCGACAACAAGGCACAAAGATTACATTATGTCAAGATTGAGAAGCCTTACCCTGAAGGGCCCTTGGAACTGGATGACCAATTCCGCCTCAAAGCTGATGATGGCGATGCACAGATATCCCCAGAT GATTTTAAGCTGACGGATGAAAGTCGGGACCCAAATTTCTTTGAGGTGTACATCCAACAACCAGCGCATATATTCAGTCTCAGACTTGAAAATGCAGCTGGACAAGTGTGGAGATGTACGATTCGACAGT CTGACTACACAAACCCACGACCTATTTGGCCAGGAACGAGGACATATG ATGAAGAGCTTAACAGAGTGAGGACTCGCTTTGCGGAGAGGGTCAGTGACGAAGTAATTAATCAGTTGGTGGATGACCTCCTGGGTCTAGACCTGAATGATGGTGAGAAAGATGCAATAATCCAGGGGAACCCGATTCGCACAGACAAGGCACGTGCACTGATTGACACGGTAAGGATGAAAGGAGATGAAGCTTCCAGGAGGATGATCAGTCACCTTCAGCAGAGGGACAATACACTTCACACTCACCTGGGGCTACCCCGGGTATAA
- the LOC129190141 gene encoding gastrotropin-like: MSFSGKFVLESREKYKDFLDAIGVKQVEIDNEDFVTDMYQGAYFRIAKFMGSDVWTNTFMFGREVEMEDMDGTTFKTTVRLEGNKLKIQFPKYVYTAEIAGDKLVETNTIGGITNKMVSKRQAI, from the exons ATGTCTTTCTCCGGCAAGTTTGTGCTGGAGAGCAGGGAGAAGTACAAGGACTTCTTGGACGCTATCG GGGTGAAACAAGTGGAAATTGACAATGAAGACTTCGTGACAGACATGTACCAGGGCGCTTACTTCAGGATTGCTAAGTTTATGGGTTCTGATGTGTGGACCAACACGTTCATGTTTGGCAGGGAGGTTGAAATGGAAGACATGGATGGCACAACATTCAAG ACCACTGTCAGATTGGAGGGAAATAAACTGAAGATCCAGTTCCCTAAATATGTTTACACTGCAGAGATAGCCGGTGACAAGCTTGTTGAG ACTAATACCATAGGTGGAATTACCAACAAGATGGTTAGCAAGAGACAAGCCATCTAA